The following proteins are co-located in the Cryptococcus neoformans var. grubii H99 chromosome 1, complete sequence genome:
- a CDS encoding 2-deoxy-D-gluconate 3-dehydrogenase: MSYLQDLFGLTGKTALITGATRGIGARMALALAKAGADIILVQRNTSNTATRDDIIAAGGKADIVVCDLGDSASVAKLIPHVTKELGRTLDIVVNCGGIQRRHPVELFPEDDWNEVLQVNLNTVFTITRDAGRHMLESRGGVAGEPVPEGGATGNPRGFGKIINISSLVAYQGGLNVVAYSAAKHGVQGIVKSFSNGWAAKGVCVNAIAPGYIATDMNEALIADKDRARQILERIPAGRWGSPQDFEGAVVFLASRASDYVTGECLVIDGGWMAR; this comes from the exons ATGTCCTACTTACAAGATCTCTTTGGCCTTACCGGGAAAACCGCTTT GATCACTGGCGCTACCCGTGGTATTGGGGCTCGAATGGCCCTTGCTCTCGCGAAAGCCGGTGCCGACATCATCCTTGTCCAGCGTAACACCAGCAACACTGCCACCCGAGACGATATTATTGCTGCCGGGGGCAAGGCTGACATTGTCGTCTGCGACCTCGGTGATTCAGCCTCTGTTGCCAAGCTCATTCCCCACGTCACCAAGGAGCTTGGACGAACCCTTGACATTGTCGTCAACTGTGGAGGTATCCAACGACGACACCCCGTTGAGCTCTTCCCTGAGGATGATTGGAACGAGGTTCTCCAGGTCAACTTGAACACTGTCTTCACTATTACTCGAGATGCTGGTAGGCACATGCTCGAATCTCGAGGTGGTGTCGCTGGTGAGCCCGTCCCCGAAGGCGGTGCTACTGGCAACCCCAGAGGTTTCGGCAAgatcatcaacatctccaGCTTAGTGGCCTACCAGGGTGGTTTGAACGTTGTGGCTTACTCTGCTGCCAAGCACGGTGTCCAAGGCATT GTCAAATCCTTCTCTAACGGTTGGGCTGCTAAAGGCGTCTGTGTCAATGCCATTGCCCCCGGTTACATCGCCACCGAC ATGAACGAGGCTCTCATAGCAGACAAGGACCGAGCTCGTCAAATCCTTGAACGTATCCCTGCCGGCCGATGGGGATCACCTCAAGACTTTGAGGGTGCCGTTGTCTTCCTCGCTTCTCGAGCGAGTGACTATGTCACCGGTGAATGTCTTGTCATTGACGGTGGATGGATGGCTC GTTAA